One window from the genome of Malus domestica chromosome 01, GDT2T_hap1 encodes:
- the LOC103406285 gene encoding probable RNA-binding protein ARP1 isoform X1, with the protein MTMSNNVTHGQFGDTTLTKVFVGGLAWETPKEALRAHFEKYGEIFEAVIISDKLTGRSKGYGFVTFKEPEAAKKACEDATPVINGRRANCNLASLGARRPRSASNTTPPPQRGSNGGGARSMSPAPAPANHVQWYYPAPTGTPTTTPFHHQHHQAVPFYGYSPTYIAPDMSYPHKVGYTGRAYMNGHYSAQVYPAQPMVGHNTLMPMYPLYHYHHHHQSHTMGLPAHIYSPTTAGHVATVPTIMSKPASIAPNTVCLAVE; encoded by the exons ATGACAATGAGCAACAACGTCACTCACGGGCAGTTCGGTGACACCACACTGACCAAAGTCTTCGTCGGAGGGCTGGCGTGGGAGACTCCCAAAGAGGCCCTGAGGGCGCACTTCGAAAAGTACGGCGAGATCTTCGAGGCCGTCATCATCTCCGACAAACTCACCGGCCGATCCAAGGGCTACGGTTTC GTAACCTTCAAGGAGCCGGAGGCGGCTAAGAAGGCTTGTGAGGATGCGACGCCGGTCATCAACGGCCGCCGTGCCAACTGCAACCTCGCTTCCCTCGGGGCTCGCCGCCCTAGGTCCGCGTCAAACACCACCCCTCCTCCTCAGCGAG GATCCAACGGTGGGGGAGCGAGGTCCATGTCACCTGCACCTGCACCTGCAAATCACGTGCAGTGGTACTACCCAGCACCAACAGGGACTCCGACGACCACCCCATTCCACCACCAGCATCACCAGGCCGTTCCATTTTATGG cTACTCCCCCACATACATTGCTCCTGATATGAGTTACCCTCAT AAGGTGGGCTACACAGGTCGAGCTTACATGAACGGGCACTACTCTGCTCAAGTGTACCCAGCACAGCCTATGGTGGGACACAACACTTTGATGCCAATGTATCCTCTCTACCAttaccaccatcaccaccaatcACATACAATGGGCTTACCTGCTCACATCTACTCGCCAACCACGGCCGGACACGTGGCCACAGTCccaaccatcatgtccaaaccaGCATCCATTGCTCCTAACACAG TGTGCTTGGCTGTGGAATAG
- the LOC103406285 gene encoding probable RNA-binding protein ARP1 isoform X2 translates to MTMSNNVTHGQFGDTTLTKVFVGGLAWETPKEALRAHFEKYGEIFEAVIISDKLTGRSKGYGFVTFKEPEAAKKACEDATPVINGRRANCNLASLGARRPRSASNTTPPPQRGSNGGGARSMSPAPAPANHVQWYYPAPTGTPTTTPFHHQHHQAVPFYGYSPTYIAPDMSYPHKVGYTGRAYMNGHYSAQVYPAQPMVGHNTLMPMYPLYHYHHHHQSHTMGLPAHIYSPTTAGHVATVPTIMSKPASIAPNTDIN, encoded by the exons ATGACAATGAGCAACAACGTCACTCACGGGCAGTTCGGTGACACCACACTGACCAAAGTCTTCGTCGGAGGGCTGGCGTGGGAGACTCCCAAAGAGGCCCTGAGGGCGCACTTCGAAAAGTACGGCGAGATCTTCGAGGCCGTCATCATCTCCGACAAACTCACCGGCCGATCCAAGGGCTACGGTTTC GTAACCTTCAAGGAGCCGGAGGCGGCTAAGAAGGCTTGTGAGGATGCGACGCCGGTCATCAACGGCCGCCGTGCCAACTGCAACCTCGCTTCCCTCGGGGCTCGCCGCCCTAGGTCCGCGTCAAACACCACCCCTCCTCCTCAGCGAG GATCCAACGGTGGGGGAGCGAGGTCCATGTCACCTGCACCTGCACCTGCAAATCACGTGCAGTGGTACTACCCAGCACCAACAGGGACTCCGACGACCACCCCATTCCACCACCAGCATCACCAGGCCGTTCCATTTTATGG cTACTCCCCCACATACATTGCTCCTGATATGAGTTACCCTCAT AAGGTGGGCTACACAGGTCGAGCTTACATGAACGGGCACTACTCTGCTCAAGTGTACCCAGCACAGCCTATGGTGGGACACAACACTTTGATGCCAATGTATCCTCTCTACCAttaccaccatcaccaccaatcACATACAATGGGCTTACCTGCTCACATCTACTCGCCAACCACGGCCGGACACGTGGCCACAGTCccaaccatcatgtccaaaccaGCATCCATTGCTCCTAACACAG ATATAAACTGA